In Fibrobacter sp. UWH6, a single genomic region encodes these proteins:
- a CDS encoding ABC transporter ATP-binding protein has protein sequence MKYLTWLWRNSRGERMNMCARVMAGVFQVASGLLTIWLSKTFIDVTIHEGSNHDVAVMVMFLVGTVVAGVLLRQLNYYLGIKSCTRGVNRLRAVVFSRIFSRKLYGKETLHSGDVASRVMKDVETICDVTFDKLPQMAVTSIQLVGAFLLMRWFDPRLAWALLLTTPFALVLGKMIARRLRKMTAEIRESESRVQMHVQECAENDALIRSMVSEGFVGGLLNNMQDCLMGRVVVRSRFTVIVRLLIGLSFGLGYLLAFVWGGIGLRNGTITFGVMTSFLQLVGQIQHPIFNLLNSAPQLIHATASIDRVDEIIENRLTQESANLDRVKHSMEPFPSAGVRFENVSFAYDDDGRKVLENLNLDFKPGSKMALMGETGIGKTTLFRIMLGLVKPDVGRTVVYSGNPDPREVSADEFTRKNFAYVPQGNSLISGSLRLNMQMANPAATDQEISAALHIACADFVNDLPDGLDTELGERGYGLSEGQAERIAVARGLLQGGSIMLLDEISAALDVDTEKEMFRRIFEAFPQKTMIFITHREEVCKLCDGVIRL, from the coding sequence ATGAAATATCTGACTTGGTTGTGGCGCAATTCAAGAGGCGAACGCATGAACATGTGCGCTCGCGTCATGGCTGGCGTTTTCCAAGTGGCTTCGGGCTTGCTTACGATTTGGTTGAGCAAGACCTTTATCGATGTGACGATTCATGAAGGCTCCAATCATGATGTTGCCGTGATGGTGATGTTCCTGGTGGGAACCGTTGTGGCTGGCGTTTTGTTGCGACAGCTGAATTATTATCTGGGTATCAAGTCTTGCACTCGTGGCGTTAACCGCTTGCGTGCGGTTGTCTTTTCAAGGATTTTTTCGCGGAAACTTTACGGCAAGGAAACCCTTCATTCTGGTGACGTGGCGTCCCGCGTCATGAAGGATGTGGAAACCATTTGCGATGTCACTTTTGATAAGTTGCCGCAAATGGCGGTGACTTCGATCCAGCTGGTGGGTGCCTTTTTGCTGATGCGCTGGTTTGATCCGCGGTTGGCTTGGGCCTTGCTGTTGACGACTCCTTTTGCATTGGTGCTGGGAAAAATGATTGCCCGCCGTCTGCGAAAGATGACTGCAGAAATTCGCGAAAGTGAAAGCCGCGTTCAGATGCATGTGCAGGAGTGTGCCGAGAATGACGCTCTGATCCGTTCCATGGTGAGCGAGGGATTTGTGGGCGGACTGTTGAACAATATGCAGGACTGCTTAATGGGGCGCGTTGTTGTCCGTAGCCGTTTTACGGTGATTGTCCGTCTGCTGATTGGCTTGTCTTTTGGGCTTGGTTATTTGCTGGCCTTTGTGTGGGGCGGTATTGGACTGCGAAATGGAACAATCACTTTTGGCGTGATGACTTCGTTCTTGCAATTGGTAGGTCAAATTCAGCATCCCATTTTTAATTTGCTGAATTCGGCTCCTCAGTTGATTCATGCTACGGCAAGTATTGACCGTGTTGATGAAATTATTGAAAATCGTCTGACCCAGGAATCCGCTAACCTTGACCGAGTGAAACACTCAATGGAACCGTTCCCTTCTGCAGGTGTCCGCTTTGAAAACGTTTCCTTTGCCTATGACGATGACGGTAGAAAAGTTCTAGAAAATTTGAATCTTGATTTTAAGCCTGGCAGCAAAATGGCGCTGATGGGTGAAACCGGTATTGGAAAAACCACACTCTTTAGAATCATGCTTGGTCTTGTAAAACCTGACGTTGGCAGGACTGTTGTTTATTCAGGGAACCCGGATCCTCGGGAAGTTTCGGCCGATGAATTTACCCGAAAAAATTTTGCTTATGTTCCTCAGGGTAATTCGCTGATTAGCGGTTCTCTCCGCTTGAATATGCAGATGGCAAATCCTGCGGCAACTGACCAGGAAATTTCTGCGGCGCTGCACATTGCCTGCGCAGATTTTGTAAATGATCTGCCTGATGGTCTTGATACGGAATTGGGTGAACGGGGCTATGGTCTTAGCGAAGGTCAGGCGGAACGTATCGCCGTTGCCCGCGGTCTTTTGCAAGGCGGATCCATCATGTTGCTAGATGAAATTAGCGCCGCCCTGGATGTGGATACCGAAAAGGAAATGTTCCGCCGCATCTTCGAGGCGTTCCCGCAGAAGACCATGATCTTTATTACGCACCGTGAAGAAGTCTGCAAACTTTGCGATGGCGTGATAAGGCTGTAA
- a CDS encoding PqqD family protein: MKIKNGFVLRDVCGEKVIMGEGLGALDFGRLLCLNDTAAFLWNEASQGEFTVDSLAERLCQEYEVSEAQAKADVSAIVAQWQEVKVVE; encoded by the coding sequence ATGAAAATCAAGAATGGCTTTGTTCTTCGCGATGTGTGCGGCGAAAAGGTGATTATGGGCGAGGGCCTCGGTGCCCTGGATTTTGGTCGTCTGCTTTGCCTGAATGATACCGCTGCTTTCTTGTGGAATGAAGCGTCGCAAGGCGAATTTACTGTGGATAGTCTGGCTGAAAGACTCTGCCAGGAATATGAAGTTTCCGAAGCTCAGGCCAAGGCCGATGTGTCTGCCATTGTAGCCCAGTGGCAAGAGGTTAAAGTCGTCGAATGA